In the genome of Myripristis murdjan chromosome 21, fMyrMur1.1, whole genome shotgun sequence, the window GTTTGCTGTTCATTTCGAGAGCCTGGAGACGGGGGGTGAAACAGTGGAGCTCAATACTGGACCTAGCTCTGAGTAAATGTTTCCCTAATAcatattctttgttttgtgattGGTTTATTTATGAACCACAGTGCTTAAGAGCCATTATAATAATAGACATTAAAATAAGTCACTAAGAACATAAAACACTACATGCAAAAAATGATGGCCTTTGCAACCAATGTCTGAGCAAATGTTACGTTTAGCAAATACATGAAAATCTCAGACTTAAATGCTTGTATGCTGGGAAGCCTTTGGTACTTTTCTCTTCAAGTCACACTTGGAAGCAAAAATTGTTATCATAGTTGCAGTGAGAAATAATTTGTAAATTGGACCCTTTAATttcacaggcaaacacactgGAAGCAGACTCTGTTCATGCTAGACCGGccagtctgtgtgcatgcaggagACTCCATCACAGGGACCATTGTTCTGCGCAGGAACCCCATCTGGAGACGCCATATGACCGTTACCCTGCAGTGGAGcgttaacagcagcagcacagaggaaacTGATAACTGTCAGGCAAGTTTCCTGTCTGCTATTTATACCCTCCTAAGTGGCGTCATTCATTGACAATATCCACAGATgttaagtatgtatgtatattttgtgtaattGTGTAATTCCATACAATTCAGCAGCTTACCAAAAGTCACACATATTCAACCCCTATGCCATGTCCTTACATTTGTTCAGTTGGACCTGTTATGTTTGTCCACAGGTTGAGACAAAGAGTTTCCCCATGTGGAGGTGACAGCCTACTGCCATGTCCATCAGTGGTAACACTGAGCACCAAAACCAGTCTAATGCAGCCTCTGTTGACGTCAGGGCAAGGTGGATATTGGCTTTGAGCTGCTGCCAACCTGGAATTAAGTCTTACTTACATATTGTAATGAACATGACGGTCCCAGGACTCTAACACTGTAGGACACTATGGTACACCTGATGAATCCAGGCCCAAGGGATATACCACACCATGATCAACCGGTATGATGTCTGCAGATTAACAATATAGAGTTACATGctgggaaaaggaagaggatgCATTGTGGAACAACACTATGGTCCTTGACTGATTGCCACTGAGTCCTAATGGCAAAAGAGGGCTTTGTGAAAAAATAGTGTTGTGCTGAAAATGCCTTGGCAAAGGTTGAAATAATTTAGATTTTTCCAGCAGATCCTTGTGGTCACAAAGGCAGCCATGCGAttggcaaaagacaaaaaaagcagtaaaacatACAGAGTGGAGACATCAGAACAAGAACAGTTGatttttcacacaaaatgtgttttattacatatgtatgtagtttttttttttttaaacataaaaccCATGACATGTATATCTATTTTTGATATTCcgctgtatttttatgtattaacaGCAATGTACACTAGAGTACAAATGTATCCCAGTATGTAAAAGTAAATGAAATCAGGTGTTGTGTGTGCTTAGCAGTACTCCTTTAGTCATACAGCCTAGCCTGTGGACTCACACAGTCAGTAAAGGCCAAGTTTATCTGGAAGAGCTGATAGATCCGATGTCCTAAAATCACCTCCAGCACAGATTAATGTTGTGCAGCTCACTACCCCACCCAAacacacctttaaaaaaaaaaaaataaaaaaaataatttgcatgAGTCATGTTGATTAATCATAACATCCCTGAAAGGGGAACATGGTAAACCACTTGATTCCACCTGGATGAAACGATCAGTCTGCTGCATGCAGAACAGGGACGATCCAGTCAGAGCACAGTGTTAGTTTTTACTCCTCCTGCCCCGTTTGATTGACTTTTCAATTATCCTCCATTAGCCTCAACAGACTATGGTGAACAAAAGTAACTTGTGCTGTTCCTATATAAATCACAAttttaataacaacaacagacttttaggaactctaaAATCTTGGCAGATGATActactcaagaataatactaaataagaaaggggatttaccatccctttaatgtgccagttaattttttaaatatttttttccaatacTATGTTAACTTAATGTGCATTATTTTACAATAGGCATGCTATTTGCTTTTTTATATTACTGATTCTCTCCATGACCAATAGGTATACATGGGTTTAAAGAAAAATTATGCTTAACCCagaataattattaatattaaatattataatTTTGGATGACaccataaaagaaaatgaattaaacaaaGTGCCTCAAAAGCAGGATACATACTCTGTCAGAGGTGAAACAGAATTTGCCTTGAGCCCTAAAATATTTTTCACTATGagcataataataattgttCATTGTAGTAACTGCAAAAACAATTACATGTCCCAACCCAAAACAAAAGCATACAATTAACAAACCATACAATTAATAAATCAGTGACAGTATTTTGGGGAGTTACTCAAGTAAAACGTATTCCTATCTCATCTTGATATTCTGTTAATAAGGTCagtaaacatgtttttcttttaccatTTGCTCTATTGgcagtgttttcagtgaaaaacatttttatgtgacaAATCCATCCTGCAGTCTGTTATTCAGTGCTGTGGCAAAGCTGTAATAGCTTATCATCTGTACAGTATGGcgatgacacatttttttttagtgtaagCAACATTTATATTGTTGAATGTAACGTCTATATTAATGGATCATGCCTCCAGTTTGCTCTTGGCCTTTGCCCTGGAGCGTGTGTTGACTTCTGagaggacaggcagggcagatgaggccagaggagaggaaggcctGGAGAGTGGGACAAACAACGGAGGCTTCACAACTTTATCTTTATGCTCCTCACTTTTAGCCTTTTTCTGCCTTAAGTGTTTATCACAGTGGTTCACAAAGGTGTCCATCTTCACGAAGGTTTTGTTGCACACCTTGCAGTGATAAGGCCGCTGCCCCTTTTTCAGGCGTATGTAGAGCCTGATGTAGGATGACCGCACAAAGGTACGGCAGCAGACGCCACACTTCAGGTCGTCCAGGTTGCTCTCTGCCCTCTGCTGCTGATCGCTTGGGGCAGCAGATGCTGACACTGGCTTGCCCCGCTCGGAGGACTCCTGAGCCTTATGGGAGAGCAGGTGTGACAAGGAACGGAAGGCCTGGCCACACTGCTCACACTTGTAGGGCCGTTCCCCTGTGTGCAGGCGGACGTGCGCGATGAGCCCAGCCTTCTGGGTGAAAGCCTTTTCACAGTGGGTGCACTTGAAGGGCTTCTCACCTGTGTGCAGCCGACGGTGGGTCTTAAGGTGCGAGGCACGGCCAAAGGTCTTGCCACACTCTGGGCATTTAAATGGCCTGTCCCCACTGTGGATCATCTTGTGCGCCATCAGGTGGGAAGACTGATGGAAGTACTTGCCACAGATGTTACACCTGTACTTCCGCTCCTTACCATGGGAGGCTAGGTGAAGGGCCAGATGGGCAGAGGATATGAAGGTTTTGGTGCAGAGAGGGCAGCTGTGAGGATCTGGGCGGATGCGTCTGTGTGGCCGCCGCCCATTGGAGAGAGTAAGGCGTGCCTCGCAGGAGGGGCATTTGGAGGGGCCCTCTGTTTTGGGTAAACGCCGCTGCTTAGGGAGGGCTGAAGAGTTGGCTAAAGGCGTCTCAGAGTCAGGCTGTGGTTGGTCCAGATTACATCCACAGTCTGAGCACCGCCCAGTCTGTTCCCCTTTGTCACTGGCTTTATCCAGCATGATGCTATCTACAACCATAGTGGGAGATGAAGGGTGTCCTTTCCTTGACACATCATAGGCACATCTGGATCTGCaagtaaaacacattaaaagccTGGTGATGATTCATACATATACAGCAGTGGAGATGAAGGTATTCCTCAAAGAGCAATCACCTTTTGTCTGGCAACTTACAGCCTTATCAATATTGAAATAAACATCAAGGTGGTGGCACAGGCTATATCTAGCAAGTCTTAGTTTTATTACCCTGTGCGCCTCTCTGACACAATGTCCTGATGGCATTGTGCCAAAGCTACGTGCAAGGTCTTGTAAGCATTTGATCAATCTAAACCCGCAATGTGCTGACTAAACAGGGCGTCGACGACCATCAACACCATGCAACACGCAAACTCACTCTTTAAGAGGGTAAAGCAGAAAAATCATGCAAAAGTCGCCGGTGCAGGCCCTGATTATGAGCCTGCATGTAAAAATGAGGTGGCGCTTCCGAGGACGCGACAGTCTGCCAACACAGTGCCACTGCTTTACATACCGAGCTCATTGTTCAAAAAGAAGGCGCATAGCTGTGATGAAAGGGAAATACCATCCTGCAGGGTTGATTCAAGGTGTGAAGGGCACGGCTAACACCATTAACAGGCAACTGGTAGGTCGTAATAACGATGCATTACATCTCTTGCGGCTTCCCTGCAGAAAAAGCTCCCCGGTTATTTTCCTGAAGAAAGACCCAGCAGACTGTGCAAGCATCGGATAGGCCTATAGCACCACCTAGCGACCGGCGGAGTAACTGTACTCCTCCAGCTCTAACAGTAGGCCTATATGATGCTGGTGGTCATAAATGAATCTCGTATAGGCCTGTAGGTCTAAACATCACAAGAAGTCACTACGGGGCGAAATACTAATGATGATGTGTGATGTGATAATACTTATccctgtgtgtctgcgtgtgtctcCTGCTGATAGTGTGGAGTTTAAAATGACCTTTTGGTACTTTTAATGTCCCAAAGTAACAGCTTTAATATTCTAACAGACGGTTAACGATTACATGTAGGCTACTACTGCGGTGCCCCTGATAGGAAGTCTCGGCAAGTAGACTGGTTAAAATGACACAGAGTTCAGTAATTGCTCTATTATGTGATTTGACCATTTTAGTGGTGATGGAGTTATTTCTGTCTACCGGACATGAGTCGGCAATAACAGCGTGTGCTCCTCTCTCATTATCCGATACTTTCGTTTCCTGAGGAAAAGCCAAAGAAACGCGCCTTGGGGAGCGCAGTTAAGTTTCGTTTCCCAGGGATTTGGTACCCCAAATGTCGTTTATGAATAACGTGAAACAAAACGTATCGCGTGATGTCAGGTTTGGGCAGGGCAATATAAGACAGGTGAAAGCGGCAGAATCACTGCTCTCCTCCGGCCGG includes:
- the LOC115380392 gene encoding zinc finger protein 525-like isoform X2, which produces MVVDSIMLDKASDKGEQTGRCSDCGCNLDQPQPDSETPLANSSALPKQRRLPKTEGPSKCPSCEARLTLSNGRRPHRRIRPDPHSCPLCTKTFISSAHLALHLASHGKERKYRCNICGKYFHQSSHLMAHKMIHSGDRPFKCPECGKTFGRASHLKTHRRLHTGEKPFKCTHCEKAFTQKAGLIAHVRLHTGERPYKCEQCGQAFRSLSHLLSHKAQESSERGKPVSASAAPSDQQQRAESNLDDLKCGVCCRTFVRSSYIRLYIRLKKGQRPYHCKVCNKTFVKMDTFVNHCDKHLRQKKAKSEEHKDKVVKPPLFVPLSRPSSPLASSALPVLSEVNTRSRAKAKSKLEA
- the LOC115380392 gene encoding zinc finger protein 501-like isoform X1 is translated as MIFLLYPLKESRCAYDVSRKGHPSSPTMVVDSIMLDKASDKGEQTGRCSDCGCNLDQPQPDSETPLANSSALPKQRRLPKTEGPSKCPSCEARLTLSNGRRPHRRIRPDPHSCPLCTKTFISSAHLALHLASHGKERKYRCNICGKYFHQSSHLMAHKMIHSGDRPFKCPECGKTFGRASHLKTHRRLHTGEKPFKCTHCEKAFTQKAGLIAHVRLHTGERPYKCEQCGQAFRSLSHLLSHKAQESSERGKPVSASAAPSDQQQRAESNLDDLKCGVCCRTFVRSSYIRLYIRLKKGQRPYHCKVCNKTFVKMDTFVNHCDKHLRQKKAKSEEHKDKVVKPPLFVPLSRPSSPLASSALPVLSEVNTRSRAKAKSKLEA